TGGGAAAACCGGAGTACGGTTTGTCCATCCGGATCGCTTCGTCCATTCCGCCGGAGAGGGGAATGGGTTCAAGCGCGGCCGTCGCGGTGGCATTGGTGCGCAGCCTGTTTGCTTTTTACGGGCGCAAAGCGGATCCTGCCGAATTGTTGGCTTTGGCGCATATTGCGGAAACCTTTGCGCATGGAACGCCAAGCGGAATCGACGCGGCGGCCGTTTCTGCGGATTGCCCGCTGTGGTTTTGCAAAGGGGAGAAGCCGCAAACGCTGCCGCTCGGCGCGGCCCTGCATTTGGTTATAGCGGATTCCGGCCGCAAGAGCGACACGCGATCCGCCGTTCAGGCAGTGAAAGAACGTTTGCGGCAAGCGCGGGAGGAAACAAAAGAGCATGTCAATCGCCTGGAAACAATGGCCGTAGAAGCAAGATCTGTGCTGTCCCGCGGAGATTGCGCCCGCTTGGGCGAACTGCTGGATTCGGCCCAAGATGCGCTTAATGCGCTCGGCGTTAGCGACGATGGGCTCAATCGGCTGGTAAACGCTGCGCGCGACGCGGGCGCTTTGGGAGCAAAACTTACAGGCGGCGGGCGCGGCGGTTGTATGTTGGCGCTGGCGCCGGACGGCGCGCATGCGGCCCGCGTATCGCGGGCGCTTAAGCGAGCGGGCGCGTCCAACACCTGGTATTTCGAGTTGGGTGAGAGGGTTGAAAAATGAAAGCTACGGCACGTGCCCACACAAATATTGCCCTGGTCAAATATTGGGGCAAACGCGATGATGCGTTGGTTTTGCCATGCAACAACAGCATTTCCCTGACGTTGGACGCGTTTTATACGACAACTTCAGTGGAATTTTGCGACCATTTGAACGATGATGTGATTTTACTGAACGGCCTGATTGTCGACGAGCGGGAGCAGCATAAAATTTCCCGCTTTCTGGATATTGTGCGATCCGCTGCGGGGACAAGCGTGCACGCGGTCGTGAAATCCGTCAATCATGTGCCGACCGCCGCGGGGTTTGCTTCTTCCGCGTCGGGATTTGCGGCGCTTGCCGCCGCGGCGATGAAAGCTTTGGATTTGCCATTGGATGAGCAGGCAATGTCCCTTATGGCGCGGCGGGGCTCCGGTTCCGCATGCCGCTCTGTTTACGGCGGGTTTGTTGAATGGCTGAAAGGAGAGCGTAAAGACGGTTCGGATTCTTATGCTGTTCCCCTGGCGGCGCAAGATTATTGGGATTTGCGCGTCATGGCGGTCACGCTGTCTGCCGGGGTGAAAGAGGTATCCAGCCGGGAAGGCATGAAACGGACGGTGGATACGTCGCCTTTTTACAATGGTTGGTTGCAATCGGTAGAGCATGATTTGCGCAACGTAAGGCAGGCCATAGCGGAGCGCGATTTTGCCATGCTTGGCCGGACGGCGGAGGCAAATGCGCTGAAAATGCATGCGTCGATGTTTGCGGCGAATCCGCCGATTATTTATTGGCATAGCGCCACCGTGGATGTGATCAGGCGGGTTAAGGAATTGCGCACAGCCGGCATTCCCGCATACTTTACGATCGATGCCGGTCCAAACGTGAAAGTTTTATGCGAACCCAAAGACGAAATCGCGGTACGTTCAGCTTTATTATCGGTCCCGGATGTGCTGGCGGTGACGGTGTGCCGTCCGGGACCGGGAGTGACATTTTTACAGGGAGCTTGAGTGATGACTTGGGATTGTTTGCAGATCAAGGCGCCGGGAAAGCTGTTTATTGCCGGCGAATACGCCGTGCTGGAACCTTATCAATCTTCGGTAGTAATTGCCGTGGATCGCTACATTTTGGCGAAGATCGAAAAAAATGAGGAAAACAGTATAGCGCTGCCGGATTTGGGTGTGGGCCAAACAGCGTGGCGATACGCCGACGGAACCGCGGTATTTTCGCCAAGCGATGAGCGTTTTCGTTTTGTCGGCAGCGCGATTGAAACATCGCTTCGTTATTTGCAGGAGCATCAGATCAATCTGAAAACCTTTCGTTTGACGATCACAAGCGAGCTTGATGATCCGTCCGGCCGCAAGTATGGCCTGGGGTCGAGCGCGGCGGTTGTAGTAGCGGTCGTATCCGCAATTTTGCATTTTCACGGTTCGGCGGTGAAGCTTTCCAGGAGTCTTCTGTTCAAGTTGGCGGCGATCGCCCATTTGCGCGCACAGGGCAACGGTTCGGGCGCGGATGTGGCGGCGGCGGTATTTGGCGGATGGATCAAGTACGCTTCGTTTCAGGCCGACTGGTTGTTGCGGCGTATTCGGCAAACCGAACATTTGACCACCATCATCGATGAACCGTGGCCTTTTTTGGCTGTGGACGAGCTTTATCCCATACCCGATTTGCATGTATGCGTCGGTTGGACCGGTCAACCGGCAAGCACATCCGGCTTGATCAAACAGGTGCAGGCAATCCGTGAAACAAGCCCGGAAATGTATCAGGAATTTTTGCAAAGCAGCATGACGGCCGTAAAAGAATTGACCGCCGCGTTTGCCAAAAGCGAAGTTGCGCCGGCATTGGCGGGCATTGCCCGAAACCGCGCAGCCTTGAAAAAATTGGGCGATTTGGCTCAGGCAATGATCGAGACGCCCGAATTAACTGAATTATGCCGCCTCGCGGAAAAATATAACGGCGCCGGCAAACCTTCCGGCGCGGGCGGCGGGGATTGCGGCATTGCCCTGATTGCGGGCGAGGCGAATGCGGAACGTTTGCGCGCAGCCTGGCGGCAAGCGGGGATTACCCCGTTGCGGCTGAATGTGGACTTTCAAGGGGTTGCCGTTTCCGAACAATCGGCTTTTGGCATGAAATTGGTGTAAAAAGCAGTGTTGTCATCTCAATATGGATATGTTACTTTATTAGTATTATTTTATGATTGTGTCGAATCATAGTAGTTTTTGAGAGGGGAAAAAATCATGTATTTGCACGGCACCAGCAAAATCAACCGATTGGGCCATTTGGAGATCGGCGGGTGCGATACCACACAACTGGTTGCGGAATTCGGCACGCCTTTATATGTCATGGATGAGGCGTTGATTCGCAAGCGTGCGGCGGAATTCAAAGCGGCTTTTGCCGCATCCGGACTGAAATTTCAGGTCGCTTACGCCAGCAAAACATTTTGCGTTAAAGCCATGTGCCGTTTGGCGGACGAAGAGGGCTTGTCCCTTGACGTTGTTTCCGACGGCGAATTGTATACGGCGCTGCAAGCCGGTTTTCCCGCGGAGCGCATTCATTTCCACGGAAATAATAAAACGCCCGCCGAGATCGAAATGGCGCTTGAAGCCAGGATCGGCTGTTTTGTCGTCGATAATTTCACGGAACTGCATTTGCTAAACCGGATGGCTGCGGAAAGGGGACAAAACGTCAACGTCTTGTTCCGCATTACGCCAGGGGTTGAGGCTCATACGCACGAGTTTATCTCAACCGGTCAAACCGACTCGAAGTTCGGCTTCGACCTTGCGAGCGGCGCCGCCCTGCAGGCGGTAAAAGAAGCGTTGGCATTGCCCGCGCTGCGGGTGCTTGGCGTTCATTCCCATATCGGTTCGCAAATTTTCGAAACGGAAGGATTCAGATTGGCCGCGGAAAAAGTTGCCGGATTTGCCGCCCAGGTTCGCGATGAATTAAATGCGGTGTTCACCGTTATCAATTTGGGCGGCGGGTTTGGCATACGGTACACGGAAGCGGATGCGCCGCTGCCGATCGCCCAATATGTGGAAGCAATTACCGATGCGATCAAAACGAGTTTTACGGCACACCACTATCCCTTGCCGGAAATTTGGGTCGAACCCGGCCGCAGCATGGTCGGCGAGGCGGGCACGACGTTGTACACAGTGGGAACGTTCAAGGAAATTCCGGGAGTGCGCAAGTATTTGGCGGTCGACGGCGGCATGTCCGACAATCCGCGCCCCGCGCTGTATGGCGCAAAGTATGAAGGCATGCTCGCCAACCGCGCCAACGATCCGGTTGAGGAAACGGTATCGGTCGCGGGAAAGGCATGTGAAAGCGGCGATATGCTGATTTGGGATTTGCCGCTGCCGAAAGCGGCAAGCGGCGATATATTGGCGGTATCCTGCACCGGCGCGTACAATTATGCGATGGCCAGCAACTATAACCGTATTCGCCGGCCGGCGGTCGTTTTCGTGAAGGACGGACATGCCGATCTGGTTGTCAAGCGGGAATCGCACGCTGATTTAACGGCCAATGATGTGATACCGGAGCGCATGAAGAAAGCATTGAGCAACTCGCGCTAGGACGGCAATGGCCGGGCCCCGATCGCAATTGGCCGCAAATAAACGTATACAAGGAGCGTTTGCGATGAAAAAAGGAAGCATCACGCTGGAAAACGGCGGCAAAGTATTGATTGAATTTTTTGCGGAACATGCGCCGAATACGGTGGCGAACTTTGAAAAACTCGCCAATTCCGGTTTTTATAACGGCTTGACTTTTCACCGCGTGATTCCCGGTTTTGTCGCGCAAGGCGGCTGCCCGCGCGGCAACGGCACCGGCGGCCCGGGCTACACCATTAAATGCGAAACGGCGGGAAATCCGCATAAACATGAGCGCGGCGCAATTGCCATGGCGCATGCGGGCAAGGATACGGGCGGCAGCCAATTTTACATTGCATATGACGCTTTTCCGCATCTGGATGGCGTTCATACCGTATTCGGCAAAGTAACTGCGGGAATGGAACATGTTGACGGCATTAAACAAGGCGATAAAATGACGGAAGTAAAAGTTTGGGAAGAATAAACGGCAATTTTGCGCATTCCAGGCGGCGAAAATGTTGCAACTTGGCAAAATGCGTGGACATATACCGGCAAAATCAGTATACTTGTACGTGTAATCCTTCGGGGCGGGGTGCAATTCCCCACCGACGGTGATTGAAGGCTCATGTTCCTTCATAAGCCCGTGACCCGGAGCATCCCGGCATTTCCGGATGCTTCGGCTGACCCGGCGCAAATCCGGGGCCGACAGTATAGTCTGGATGGGAGAAGGATTATACGGCAGTCAACAAAACGGATCAGCCGCATTTGTTCGTTTTTTCACAAGGACAGTTTGTGTGCGAGCAAATTGCGACTTGATCTTAGTTATAGCTGCGTTGATATCGGAACGAATCCCCCAAAGCCCCTTGCCTATAAGCAATCGGGCTTTTTCATTTTTCCGGATGAGAGGGGTGGTTATGCTGCAGTTTCTTGATGATGAGGAATATATGCGGCTGGCGCTAAAGATGGCGGAGCAATGTCAAGGACAAACGGGGATCAATCCGGCCGTCGGATGCGTGTTGGTCAAGGACGGGCGAATCGTTGGCCTGGGCGCTCATTTGGAGCGGGGCGGCCCGCATGCGGAAATTAACGCGCTCAATATGGCCGGGGAAAAGGCGGCGGGAAGCACGGTATACGTCACCCTGGAACCGTGCAGCCACTTCGGCAAAACGCCGCCATGCGGCGAACGGCTAATACGGGAAAAGGTGAAGCGCGTTGTTATTGCCCGGCTGGACCCGAATCCGCTTGTTTCCGGGAAAGGTATCGCCTTGTTGCAAAAAGCGGGCGTGGAAGTAAAGACGGGCGTTTTGGAACAGGAAGCGAAATATTTGAACGAGGCGTTTGAAAAATATATTCGCACCAAAAAGCCGTTCGTCACGTTAAAGACCGCCAGCACATTGGACGGCAAAATTGCCAGTTCTACGGGAGACAGCAAATGGATCAGCGGAGAACAAGCGCGCGAATATGTCCATGTGCTGCGGCATAAACATCAGGCGGTGATGGTCGGCATCAATACGGTTATTGCCGATAATCCGCGGCTTTCGACCCGGTTAACGGTGCCGGGATTGCAACCGATCCGGATTGTGGTCGATTCGGCCTTGAAAATTCCGGAAACGGCGGCGGTAATTTGCGAGCGAATCGCGAGGACGATTATTGTGACGACTTCGCTGGCCCCTGCGGAGAAGATGGAACGCTTAAAAGCGATGGGCGCCGAATTTGTCGTTTGCGGTGCGGGGCCGCACGTGGATTTGCCGCTCGCCATGGAACGGCTTGGCGAAATGGAGATTGGCTCGATCCTTTTGGAGGGCGGCGGCAAACTGAACGGATCGATGCTTGCGCAAGGTCTGGTCGATAAAATGGTGCTTTTTTTCGCGCCGAAACTGATTGGCGGCGCGCAATCTCCGCCGAATTTCGTTTTTCCCGGATTTGCCCGAATGGACGAGGCAATTCGCCTGAAAAACATGAGAGTCGAAACGATTGGCGAAGATATTTGCATCACGGGTTATCCCGCGCTTCCGGGCGAACGGCGTAATAAGCGGGATGAGCGGCAGGTGCGGGATGAAAGGAGGGAAGCGGCCGATGTTTACCGGAATAATTGAAGAAATGGGCACGTTAAAAGCAATTCAACGGCAAGGGGATACGCTTTATATCACCGTTGCCGCAAACAGCGTTTTGCATGATCTGCACATGGGCGACAGCATCGCGGTAAACGGCGTTTGCCTTACGGTCGTATCGTTCGATGCGCATGCGTTCAGCGCGGATGTGATGCCGGAAACGTTTCGCCGCACGAACCTGGCAAACTTGCGCCCGAAAGACCGGGTCAATTTGGAGCGGGCGCTATCGCCAAACGGCAGATTTGGCGGCCATATCGTGCAGGGGCATATCGACGGTGTGGGCGTGATCACGGAAAAACAGGCGGTTGGAAATGCGGTCATGTTCACTATCGTGCCGCAAGACGCCGCTCTTATGAAACATATCGTCGCAAAGGGCTCCATCGCGATTGACGGAATCAGTCTGACCGTCGTGTTCGCCGATGATGAAAAGTTTGGCGTTTCCATCATCCCGCATACGCTCGCCCATACGGTGTTGCAGGATAAAGGCAAAGGCGCCACGGTGAACATTGAAACGGACATTTTGGGAAAATACATCGAGCGGCTGCTGCACTTTTCGTCCGCCAAATCCGCCGAATCCGGCGGTCTCAGTTTGGAATTTCTCGTTGAGCACGGTTTTGCCTGAATTCATCCACAACGGGAGGAGTATGCGAGATGGAAGAGAAAATGAAACTGGACCCGATTGAAGAAGCCATTTACGACCTGATGCTGGGCAAAGTCGTGATTGTGGTCGACGATGAGGATCGGGAGAACGAGGGAGATTTTATCGCTTTGGCGGATAAAGCGACGCCGGAAGTGATCAATTTCATGATCACCGAAGGAAGGGGCCTCGTCTGCGTGCCGATCACGCAGGAGCGGGCGGAACAATTGGAATTGCCGCCAATGGTGGCGAACAATACGGAATATTACGGTACAGCCTTTACCATTTCGGTCGACCATAAGGACACGACCACCGGAATTTCCGCGTACGAGCGCGCCAGAACGATTCAAGCGCTGATCGATCCTGCCGCCAAGGCGCAGGATTTCCGGCGGCCGGGGCATATTTTTCCGCTGATCGCCAAAAAAGGCGGCGTGCTGCGCCGCACCGGACATACGGAAGCCGCCGTCGATTTGGCGAAAATGTGCGGGGCGACGCCCGCCGCCGTCATTTGCGAAATCATTAAAGCCGACGGGACGATGGCAAGACTGCCGGATTTGGTGAAAATCGCCAAAAAATATGAATTAAAGCTGATTTCCATTCACGATTTAATTCACTATCGCAATGAAAAAGAAAAGCTGGTCAAACGCGAAGTGGAGGTCAAACTGCCGACGGATTACGGCACATTTACGGCGATCGCCTACTCCAATGATGTCGACCGTAAAGAACATGTGGCCCTGGTCAAAGGCAAGATTGACGAAACGCAGCCGGTGCTTGTCAGGATGCACTCGGAATGCCTGACAGGGGATGTGTTTCACTCCCACCGTTGCGATTGCGGCCCGCAGTTGCACGCCGCCTTGCGGCAAATCAGCGAAGCGGGCGCCGGCGTGCTTGTCTACTTGCGGCAGGAAGGCCGGGGCATCGGGCTTGTGAACAAATTGCGCGCCTACCGGCTGCAGGAGCAGGGATTGGATACGGTCGACGCGAATATTAAACTTGGGTTTAAACCCGATTTGCGCGATTATGGAATCGGTGCGCAAATATTGAAGGATATCGGCGTCAGGAAAATTCGCCTGCTGACAAACAACCCCCGGAAAATCATCGGTCTGGGCGGTTACGGCCTCGAGGTTGTCGAACGGGTCCCGATTCAGGTGAAGGAAAATGAAGACAACGAGTCATACTTGCGCACGAAAAAGCTAAAAATGGGCCATCTGCTTGATTTTCACGAAGGGCTAAAGTAAAAGGAGCGGACAAAACATGGCGGTTTACGAAGGACAGTTGGTTTCGAAAAATTTGAAGTACGGCATTGTGGTCGGGCGGTTCAACGAGTTTATTTCCGGCAAGCTGCTTTCCGGAGCGTTGGATGCGCTGAAGCGCCACGGCGTGACCGACGATGAAATCGACATCGCGTGGGTGCCGGGATCGTTTGAAATTCCGTTGATCGCGAGAAAAATGGCCGACAGCAAAAAATATGACGCGATTATCACATTGGGGGCGGTCATTCGCGGAGCGACGGCGCATTTTGATTATGTCGCCGGCGAAACGGCAAAAGGCGTCGCCCAGGTTGCCATGGCCACCGGTGTGCCGGTGATTTTCGGCGTGCTGACGACGGAGACGATCGAACAAGCAATCGAACGCGCGGGCACCAAAGCCGGCAATAAAGGTTGGGAAGCCGCCGTTTCGGCGATTGAAATGGCCAACTTGACCAAGCATTTTGCGCCGTAAGGCGGATTGCGCAGTTGCGCCTTTTTTAGGAGGATGATGCATGGGCGTCCTGTACAAGCTGCAAACGTTTGAAGGGCCGCTGGATCTGCTGCTGCATCTGATCGACAAGGCGGAAATCGATATTTACGATATCCCGATCAGTGAAATCACCGACCAGTATATGGAGTATGTCAGCACGATGCAGGAGCTTTCGCTTGATGTGGCGAGCGAGTTTCTGGTGATGGCGGCAACCCTGATGGCGATCAAGAGCAAAATGCTGCTTCCGAAGCCTCCGGTTATCGAACTTGACGGGGAACAATATGATCCCGATTACGACCCGCGCGCCGAACTGGTGCAAATGCTGCTTGAATACCGGAAATTCAAGGAAGCTGCCGAATATTTGCGGGATAAAGAACTGGCGCGCAGCTTGATCTATACAAGAGAGCCGGCCGATTTGACGCCCTATGCGAATCACGCGCCGGCAAA
The Bacilli bacterium genome window above contains:
- the lysA gene encoding diaminopimelate decarboxylase; this translates as MYLHGTSKINRLGHLEIGGCDTTQLVAEFGTPLYVMDEALIRKRAAEFKAAFAASGLKFQVAYASKTFCVKAMCRLADEEGLSLDVVSDGELYTALQAGFPAERIHFHGNNKTPAEIEMALEARIGCFVVDNFTELHLLNRMAAERGQNVNVLFRITPGVEAHTHEFISTGQTDSKFGFDLASGAALQAVKEALALPALRVLGVHSHIGSQIFETEGFRLAAEKVAGFAAQVRDELNAVFTVINLGGGFGIRYTEADAPLPIAQYVEAITDAIKTSFTAHHYPLPEIWVEPGRSMVGEAGTTLYTVGTFKEIPGVRKYLAVDGGMSDNPRPALYGAKYEGMLANRANDPVEETVSVAGKACESGDMLIWDLPLPKAASGDILAVSCTGAYNYAMASNYNRIRRPAVVFVKDGHADLVVKRESHADLTANDVIPERMKKALSNSR
- a CDS encoding phosphomevalonate kinase, with product MTWDCLQIKAPGKLFIAGEYAVLEPYQSSVVIAVDRYILAKIEKNEENSIALPDLGVGQTAWRYADGTAVFSPSDERFRFVGSAIETSLRYLQEHQINLKTFRLTITSELDDPSGRKYGLGSSAAVVVAVVSAILHFHGSAVKLSRSLLFKLAAIAHLRAQGNGSGADVAAAVFGGWIKYASFQADWLLRRIRQTEHLTTIIDEPWPFLAVDELYPIPDLHVCVGWTGQPASTSGLIKQVQAIRETSPEMYQEFLQSSMTAVKELTAAFAKSEVAPALAGIARNRAALKKLGDLAQAMIETPELTELCRLAEKYNGAGKPSGAGGGDCGIALIAGEANAERLRAAWRQAGITPLRLNVDFQGVAVSEQSAFGMKLV
- a CDS encoding bifunctional 3,4-dihydroxy-2-butanone-4-phosphate synthase/GTP cyclohydrolase II; this translates as MEEKMKLDPIEEAIYDLMLGKVVIVVDDEDRENEGDFIALADKATPEVINFMITEGRGLVCVPITQERAEQLELPPMVANNTEYYGTAFTISVDHKDTTTGISAYERARTIQALIDPAAKAQDFRRPGHIFPLIAKKGGVLRRTGHTEAAVDLAKMCGATPAAVICEIIKADGTMARLPDLVKIAKKYELKLISIHDLIHYRNEKEKLVKREVEVKLPTDYGTFTAIAYSNDVDRKEHVALVKGKIDETQPVLVRMHSECLTGDVFHSHRCDCGPQLHAALRQISEAGAGVLVYLRQEGRGIGLVNKLRAYRLQEQGLDTVDANIKLGFKPDLRDYGIGAQILKDIGVRKIRLLTNNPRKIIGLGGYGLEVVERVPIQVKENEDNESYLRTKKLKMGHLLDFHEGLK
- a CDS encoding peptidylprolyl isomerase; protein product: MKKGSITLENGGKVLIEFFAEHAPNTVANFEKLANSGFYNGLTFHRVIPGFVAQGGCPRGNGTGGPGYTIKCETAGNPHKHERGAIAMAHAGKDTGGSQFYIAYDAFPHLDGVHTVFGKVTAGMEHVDGIKQGDKMTEVKVWEE
- the mvaD gene encoding diphosphomevalonate decarboxylase, encoding MKATARAHTNIALVKYWGKRDDALVLPCNNSISLTLDAFYTTTSVEFCDHLNDDVILLNGLIVDEREQHKISRFLDIVRSAAGTSVHAVVKSVNHVPTAAGFASSASGFAALAAAAMKALDLPLDEQAMSLMARRGSGSACRSVYGGFVEWLKGERKDGSDSYAVPLAAQDYWDLRVMAVTLSAGVKEVSSREGMKRTVDTSPFYNGWLQSVEHDLRNVRQAIAERDFAMLGRTAEANALKMHASMFAANPPIIYWHSATVDVIRRVKELRTAGIPAYFTIDAGPNVKVLCEPKDEIAVRSALLSVPDVLAVTVCRPGPGVTFLQGA
- the ribE gene encoding 6,7-dimethyl-8-ribityllumazine synthase, which codes for MAVYEGQLVSKNLKYGIVVGRFNEFISGKLLSGALDALKRHGVTDDEIDIAWVPGSFEIPLIARKMADSKKYDAIITLGAVIRGATAHFDYVAGETAKGVAQVAMATGVPVIFGVLTTETIEQAIERAGTKAGNKGWEAAVSAIEMANLTKHFAP
- the ribD gene encoding bifunctional diaminohydroxyphosphoribosylaminopyrimidine deaminase/5-amino-6-(5-phosphoribosylamino)uracil reductase RibD, producing the protein MLQFLDDEEYMRLALKMAEQCQGQTGINPAVGCVLVKDGRIVGLGAHLERGGPHAEINALNMAGEKAAGSTVYVTLEPCSHFGKTPPCGERLIREKVKRVVIARLDPNPLVSGKGIALLQKAGVEVKTGVLEQEAKYLNEAFEKYIRTKKPFVTLKTASTLDGKIASSTGDSKWISGEQAREYVHVLRHKHQAVMVGINTVIADNPRLSTRLTVPGLQPIRIVVDSALKIPETAAVICERIARTIIVTTSLAPAEKMERLKAMGAEFVVCGAGPHVDLPLAMERLGEMEIGSILLEGGGKLNGSMLAQGLVDKMVLFFAPKLIGGAQSPPNFVFPGFARMDEAIRLKNMRVETIGEDICITGYPALPGERRNKRDERQVRDERREAADVYRNN
- the mvk gene encoding mevalonate kinase, with product GKPEYGLSIRIASSIPPERGMGSSAAVAVALVRSLFAFYGRKADPAELLALAHIAETFAHGTPSGIDAAAVSADCPLWFCKGEKPQTLPLGAALHLVIADSGRKSDTRSAVQAVKERLRQAREETKEHVNRLETMAVEARSVLSRGDCARLGELLDSAQDALNALGVSDDGLNRLVNAARDAGALGAKLTGGGRGGCMLALAPDGAHAARVSRALKRAGASNTWYFELGERVEK
- the ribE gene encoding riboflavin synthase, which codes for MFTGIIEEMGTLKAIQRQGDTLYITVAANSVLHDLHMGDSIAVNGVCLTVVSFDAHAFSADVMPETFRRTNLANLRPKDRVNLERALSPNGRFGGHIVQGHIDGVGVITEKQAVGNAVMFTIVPQDAALMKHIVAKGSIAIDGISLTVVFADDEKFGVSIIPHTLAHTVLQDKGKGATVNIETDILGKYIERLLHFSSAKSAESGGLSLEFLVEHGFA
- a CDS encoding segregation/condensation protein A → MGVLYKLQTFEGPLDLLLHLIDKAEIDIYDIPISEITDQYMEYVSTMQELSLDVASEFLVMAATLMAIKSKMLLPKPPVIELDGEQYDPDYDPRAELVQMLLEYRKFKEAAEYLRDKELARSLIYTREPADLTPYANHAPANPVRGLHIADLVIALHKALKRAASRNRVAKIERDELSVNDRIVVLESLLKAQGKVKFSALLYDCVSREGIIVTFLALLELMRLKKVSCYQHRLFDDMIISYREGA